The following is a genomic window from Thaumasiovibrio subtropicus.
GCTTTAAAGAGAGGCGAAAAACTGACCTTTGACTATGCGGTGTTGAAGGTACAAGCCCATACCCAGATTGAAGTGTCAGGCAGGGAAAGTGGTCCCGAATTCATTGTAAAAGTGACACCCAAGAAATGGTTTTGGCGTTTTGTTTTTGGGTCATCTTATCTGCATTTCAACCGTGATAGACCCTTACTGCGCAAGATGGTTGGCCTGATGGAGCCGAGAGATCTGAAACCCAATGGCAAGTACATCGAATATCTCGGTGAGATGGCCTTTGAACCTGCGATTGATTTGACGGAAGTGGTGAAGTGAATGAATAAGAAAACGGTACTCATTACTGGGGGAACCCGAGGCATTGGCGCTGAGCTGATACGTCTTTATCGTGTTCAAGGTTATCACGTCATTGCCACCGGTAGTCGACGGGCGACGGTGGATCGCGCGAAAGAGAAGGAGTCTGGTTGTGAATGGCATGTGTGTGACCTTGCTGACCGCAATAGTATTGTGACTTTTTGCGAGTCGATGGGGAACAGGCGATTGGACGTGGTGATTCATAATGCTGGCATTCAGCAACTACGCAATTACTTTTCCCCTCAAGACGAGCAGATCAGTGCAGAACAAGAGACCATGGTGAATCTGACCGCACCTATGTTGATGACAGAGCGACTGTTCCAAAATGTTCAACAGGTTGAAGGCACTTGGGTGTTTGTTAGCTCAGGGTTGGCAATTGCGCCTAAGCAAAGCTCGCCTGTCTATTGTGCTAACAAAGCGGGATTGCGCGCCTTTAGTAAGTCACTGCGTGCTCAAGCCAAGTTCGGCGGCTATAAGGTTGCGGTGTGTGAAGCGATTTTACCTTTAGTCGATACGGATATGACGCGTGGGCGTGGGAAAGGAAAAATTTCGGCAAATCAGGCGGCTAGAGGGATACAGATCGGTGCTGAAAAACGCAAAGCAGAGATCCCGATAGGCGCGACAAGAGTACTTATGGGCTTAAGACGTCTTTTCCCGAATTTGGCGGAAAGCATAATGTTGCGCGCATAGTTCACATTTAAGGTTAAGGAGAGCGACGGTGAAAAAAGAACGTTTAGGACAACGTGTGATGCGATGGATAAAAACCCATGGTCAAAAGACGAAAGCAGTGCCTATGATGGGGGCACTGTCAATCGGTGACTTCTTTGTGCCTGCGTTACCGACACAAACATCAGTGATGTTATTGAGTTGGCTACAACCGCAAAGAGCGGCGCTGATAGCCTTTACATTTGCGTTTGCTGCGGCCTTGGGGGCCTCAGTGCTGGCGTTACTCGTGTTGAGTATAGAGACTTATGCGCAAGCGGTGATGCCTGTAGAAGGGGATGAGCTGTACGGACATTGGCAAACATTACAGTCTTATATTGCTCAGTATGGGGTGATAGCGTTATTTGTGATGTCACTGTTACCGACGCCGCCTCGAAGCATGATTATACTGAGCTTATTATCAGGTTTAGCCTTGTTCTCTGTGGTTTTCGCCGTGTTTGCAGGTAAGCTTGTTTGGTTTGGCCTTGTTGTGACTTTAATCACAAGGGCACCTAATTGGCTCATGTCGTTGCCATGGATTGGTAGGAGACTGTCTGCCATTTTGCATAAGCGAGATCTGGATAAACGTGACAACGGAATAGCGTAAGCACCATGACTTCGACCCTGAATCAAGACAAGAAAAAGCCCGCTCATCAAGCAACAGGTCATCGAGCGCCTTTTGCGAGCCGCACTATGCTGCAAGTACTTCGTTCAGGCCTACAGCTGCATCAACAGGCCATTCCGGATTTGGACCTGAGTCCGAACCAAGCGACGGTGCCATTGGCGACGAAGCGAGAGTTTTTAAATGCCGTAGAGCGTCGCTATGGGCTTGCGCTGTTGTTAAAGCTAGGGCGTGGTGCGATCTTTCATGCCAATACACCTACTGCGCATGCATTGCTGCATCAATCCGATGCTAAAGCCTTTTTACGAAAATGGCAGCGGATGGAGCGTTATATTCATGGCAATCACTATATCGATTATAAATTCACTGAGAGCGGTGCGCAGATTTCTCATCTGTCTAGAGAAGATGATGCCCCCTCATTAGAAGAAGATTTGGCGGTGTTCGGTGTACTTTGCGCCATGCTCAACATGTTAGGGTTGACGGACATTGTGTTATCTCAACACGCTGATCCGAAGTTGCCCGTCACTTACTGCTATACCCGTAATCATGTGGAGACGTCGCAGCTCAGAAAAAGAGAGACGTGGTTTTTGCATTGGCGAACGAATAGCGACCAACCGCATATCCAGCTACATCAAACTTCGTTAAATTGGAAAGACAGGACAGAGAGAGCGATTGAACATCTTGGTATGCTCGATTGCAGCTTGGAAAATGTTGCGAAAGCACTGCATGTGTCGACGCGGTCTTTACAACGCTATTTACGCCATGAGAAAGCCAAGTTTGCGCAAGTCGTGCAGGAAATAAGGGTGAATCATGCTGCGCAATTGCTATTAAACGAACAACATTGCCTCGCTGAAATTGGTTTTATCTGCGGGTTCAGCGATCAAGCGCATTTTACGCGTATGTTTACGCAGTGGAACGGGATGTCGCCCACAGCATACTTGAGAATGAGCGAGTCTAGATAGAAAAGCAGAAAGTCAGGCCGCACTAGCGGCCTTCTCCATGCTCAAATACCGCTTGCGGGATGGTGGCGATAGCATACTCTTGGTGTAAGCGACCATCGTAATAGAGGTAAGCCATTTCATCTTCACGAGGATCAGGCGCGGGTAAAAGACCTGAAAAATGTGCCATGGTCTTCTGGTTCACGTCAATTTCAAACGTAAATGCATCCATGAAGAACCACATGCCAATGGAGCCGGGTCCTACCTTGATTTCATACCCTCGCTCGGTGACGCCATGTAATGAGATAGTAAACGGTGCTAGCTTCTTTGCCTTAAGCAGGGGGCCATCACAGCGAATTTCTTCTCCTTCTTTTAGTTCTTCAAGATAAGCCAAGGCAAATTCTGGCATCAGTTCGGGTAGGCAGAGCGGTTTGTTGCCGCGATGGGCTTGCCAGAGTATGTCTTCCTGTGGTGAATAAGCGCTGACTTGCTCACCATTGATGACCAGTTTGCCGAGTTGGCTTTGATGACCTTGCGTGACAATGACGTCTATTTCCGTGGCCTGCCAATGAATATCGGCGACGTAAACGGACTGAGTCAAATCACGGACCTCATAGCGCTTGTGGTTCTCTGTGTAGGTAGAACTCAGCGTGAATTGAGACGTCGCGTTTGCTGCAAAAGAGAAGGTAGCCAAGCAAATGGATAGGATGGGTAACGTTGTTTTAAGCACTTTAGTCGCTCCGGTAGGTTATCGATTGTTGGTTGAAAAAAGTATCAACGCCACTGTAAACCGTGCGAAGCGATAAGCCTTGAATATTTCTGCCAATCCATTATGCGTTCTTTGTATCTTTATGTGATTATTCTGTGATGGTTGTGAAAATCTATGGTGAGTATGAAAAGTATGAGTTTTTAAGGTGTCTCATAAATGACTCATCTATTTCCAGGTGGAACTATTTACAATCGGAAAATACTAAATTAGTATTCTGGACGAATTGTTTGGTGCAGCGGACGCAGTTTCAGTGGAGACGATGGTGTGAAGAGACCATTTATCGATGAGTTGTTCGCGAGCATTGATTTAGCCCGTGAGCAAGTCGTGTTAGCAAGTGGTGCCGTGAAAGTAAAACTGGTGCAGTTGGAACGCAGTTATTCTGTGCTGACGGATCATTTAGGGGACTTGGAAGCGAATCAAGTGTTGAGTTACTCAGAAGTCAAAGCTGCACTCGAGCAGTGCCTCGATTACATTGTTAATCCTTTTTCGGTGGTCAAGAAAAACGATTTCATCGCCTACCTTTGTTACTGCCACTTGGCGCTGCGCCGAGCAGAAGAAGCCATTGACTCACGTTATGGTGAACTCGGGTTATAGGCTGCTTCTGAATCCTGCATCTTGAGGTGGCTTGGCGCTATACTCAAGCCACCTCAAGGTGCTTGTTCAGCGAGAGTTTCTAGGTTTGCCATCGAGGCACTGCTTTGAAGATCTAGTGGACTAAATCAAAAAGCAGTAACAAAGGTGGCGAGCCTAGAAAACTCGCCCATCGGGAAGCGA
Proteins encoded in this region:
- a CDS encoding SDR family NAD(P)-dependent oxidoreductase: MNKKTVLITGGTRGIGAELIRLYRVQGYHVIATGSRRATVDRAKEKESGCEWHVCDLADRNSIVTFCESMGNRRLDVVIHNAGIQQLRNYFSPQDEQISAEQETMVNLTAPMLMTERLFQNVQQVEGTWVFVSSGLAIAPKQSSPVYCANKAGLRAFSKSLRAQAKFGGYKVAVCEAILPLVDTDMTRGRGKGKISANQAARGIQIGAEKRKAEIPIGATRVLMGLRRLFPNLAESIMLRA
- a CDS encoding helix-turn-helix transcriptional regulator, producing the protein MTSTLNQDKKKPAHQATGHRAPFASRTMLQVLRSGLQLHQQAIPDLDLSPNQATVPLATKREFLNAVERRYGLALLLKLGRGAIFHANTPTAHALLHQSDAKAFLRKWQRMERYIHGNHYIDYKFTESGAQISHLSREDDAPSLEEDLAVFGVLCAMLNMLGLTDIVLSQHADPKLPVTYCYTRNHVETSQLRKRETWFLHWRTNSDQPHIQLHQTSLNWKDRTERAIEHLGMLDCSLENVAKALHVSTRSLQRYLRHEKAKFAQVVQEIRVNHAAQLLLNEQHCLAEIGFICGFSDQAHFTRMFTQWNGMSPTAYLRMSESR